From Pseudomonas vanderleydeniana, the proteins below share one genomic window:
- a CDS encoding dienelactone hydrolase family protein: MADIRSRSSLTLLSGIRGVGHPHAVERSESIVGDSRFLCGPVPVGPIFSWQCLLPLPPYKGGFFLERIVGEWIDIAGQGPGGYSGYLALPPRGSGPGLLLIQEIWGVNEHIRSLAEQYAADGFVVLAPDVFWRREYRTELAYDPEGTQAAYLHYQAMDALVARQDLELAIKRLQTLSQVAGRIGVVGYCMGGKLAYELASTQGLSAGVSYYGSNIAETLARNPAMAFPYLFHFAEEDHLITAAQVGELMPLIAATGEVSFELYPGVGHGFACPHRPNYSMEAALAAKASTLSFLCRHLLG; this comes from the coding sequence ATGGCTGATATCAGATCACGCAGCAGCCTGACATTGCTCTCGGGCATTCGAGGGGTTGGTCACCCGCATGCAGTCGAACGCTCGGAGAGCATCGTTGGTGACTCGCGCTTTTTATGTGGCCCGGTACCAGTCGGGCCAATTTTTTCTTGGCAATGCCTGTTACCTCTTCCGCCCTACAAGGGCGGCTTTTTTTTGGAGCGTATTGTGGGTGAATGGATCGATATCGCAGGGCAGGGACCGGGAGGCTACTCCGGCTACCTGGCCTTGCCGCCCCGTGGTAGCGGGCCAGGTCTACTGCTCATTCAGGAGATCTGGGGGGTTAACGAGCACATCAGGAGTCTGGCTGAGCAGTATGCGGCCGACGGCTTTGTGGTGCTGGCTCCCGACGTATTCTGGCGTCGGGAATATCGGACCGAGCTTGCCTATGACCCCGAAGGTACCCAGGCGGCCTATCTCCATTATCAGGCAATGGATGCCCTGGTTGCCCGGCAGGATCTGGAGTTGGCGATCAAACGCCTGCAGACGCTCTCTCAGGTTGCGGGCCGGATTGGGGTGGTAGGGTATTGCATGGGGGGCAAGCTGGCTTATGAGCTGGCCAGCACGCAGGGGCTCAGTGCCGGAGTGAGTTACTACGGCAGCAATATCGCCGAGACACTTGCGCGCAATCCGGCCATGGCGTTTCCCTATCTCTTTCACTTCGCTGAAGAAGATCATCTGATTACCGCGGCGCAGGTGGGTGAGTTGATGCCGTTGATAGCCGCGACGGGGGAGGTCAGTTTTGAGCTGTATCCGGGCGTGGGTCACGGTTTTGCCTGTCCGCACCGCCCCAACTACAGCATGGAGGCCGCCCTGGCGGCGAAGGCGAGCACCTTGAGTTTTCTGTGCCGGCACCTATTGGGTTGA
- a CDS encoding cupin domain-containing protein, with product MSDSTLKTPTAEEKGTLVYVTRETEVSYWQPKPANGYVSVAVSPNHFKMNRNFSVGTQMLPPGGRVREHAHAANEEVLHFVSGTGTAIVDGKEYKLEPGVTLFLGEHNSHTFCNDGQVDLHWVWFMNPSGLEDFFRDVGRPRKHGEPAPEPFERPSNIEQIEASGVFAYTKN from the coding sequence ATGAGCGATTCCACCCTGAAAACCCCCACCGCTGAAGAGAAGGGCACTCTGGTTTACGTGACCCGTGAGACTGAAGTCAGTTACTGGCAACCCAAACCGGCGAATGGTTATGTCTCCGTCGCCGTCTCGCCGAATCACTTCAAGATGAATCGCAACTTCTCTGTCGGGACCCAGATGCTGCCACCGGGCGGGCGGGTCCGTGAGCATGCGCATGCCGCCAATGAAGAAGTTCTGCACTTCGTTTCGGGTACCGGCACGGCCATCGTCGATGGCAAGGAGTACAAGCTCGAGCCAGGCGTGACCCTGTTTCTGGGCGAGCACAACTCCCACACGTTCTGCAACGACGGCCAGGTCGACCTGCACTGGGTATGGTTCATGAACCCGAGCGGCCTCGAAGACTTCTTCCGTGATGTGGGGCGTCCGCGCAAGCATGGAGAACCTGCACCGGAGCCTTTCGAGCGGCCTTCGAACATCGAGCAGATCGAAGCCAGCGGCGTATTCGCCTATACCAAAAACTGA
- a CDS encoding alpha/beta fold hydrolase, with protein MALKIHSREEGRGDAVILVSGLGGLGAFWQPVVDILADHYRVITFDHPGVGLSEIDGLPTIPGIAEALLQVMAERDVQSAHVVGHSTGSLVTQCMALDHADRVRSIVLSSGWTKPDKRFRDFFAYRKYVLQHLGGTAYNAMTRLVAYPSTWYGENFAVQESLDYGAPSSVDEAMTQARMDMLQAYSRRDELLRINCPATVIGAWDDFIIPFHHSEELASLIPRARLVELSGGHFAPVTRTEQYVALLREFWESSK; from the coding sequence ATGGCATTGAAGATTCACTCGCGAGAGGAAGGCCGGGGGGATGCCGTCATCCTCGTGTCTGGCTTGGGCGGCCTTGGCGCTTTCTGGCAGCCGGTCGTGGACATTCTGGCCGATCACTATCGAGTGATTACCTTCGATCACCCGGGGGTCGGTCTTAGCGAAATAGACGGATTACCGACGATCCCCGGTATTGCTGAGGCGCTCCTGCAGGTGATGGCCGAGCGTGACGTCCAGAGTGCTCACGTGGTTGGGCACTCGACGGGGTCGTTGGTGACACAGTGCATGGCGTTGGACCATGCCGATCGAGTCAGAAGCATTGTGTTGAGTAGTGGGTGGACCAAACCGGACAAACGCTTTCGCGATTTCTTCGCGTACCGCAAATATGTCCTCCAGCACCTCGGGGGGACTGCCTATAACGCCATGACGCGGCTGGTTGCTTACCCGTCGACCTGGTACGGCGAGAACTTCGCTGTGCAGGAGAGTCTGGACTATGGTGCTCCCAGTTCGGTGGATGAGGCGATGACGCAGGCCCGCATGGATATGCTCCAGGCGTATAGCCGGCGTGACGAATTGCTGCGAATCAACTGTCCTGCCACTGTCATAGGGGCTTGGGATGATTTCATCATTCCGTTCCACCACTCCGAAGAGTTGGCGTCGCTGATCCCTCGGGCACGGTTGGTCGAGCTGTCCGGCGGTCACTTCGCACCCGTTACTCGCACTGAACAATATGTCGCCTTGCTGCGGGAATTCTGGGAGTCATCCAAATGA
- a CDS encoding aspartate dehydrogenase, with amino-acid sequence MSKKTIKRVGIIGLGAIGKRVLAALKKDHLPNAEYAVIDPSAAAVGFAAENSIELFYGAGELLAWKPDLVIECAGHGAVVHVVPQVLEAGVDVVIASIGAMADRELAGKLESAAEKGGARLILVSGAIGGLDAMRSARSAGLEAVVYTGRKPPQAWAGTPAEDEFDLQRIEIPTTIFRGTAAEASMRFPKNANVTAAVALSGVGFDETKVELIADPTVAKNVHEVNVKGAFGELEIRLVNNPLPDNVKTSWLAALSIEEAVSKQVLTTVF; translated from the coding sequence ATGAGCAAAAAAACTATCAAACGGGTCGGCATCATTGGTCTGGGCGCCATAGGCAAGCGGGTTCTTGCCGCGTTGAAAAAGGATCATCTCCCAAACGCCGAATATGCGGTGATCGACCCTTCTGCTGCGGCTGTCGGTTTTGCGGCCGAGAATTCCATCGAGTTGTTTTACGGGGCTGGCGAGCTGTTAGCCTGGAAGCCTGATCTGGTGATCGAGTGCGCCGGTCATGGTGCTGTCGTGCATGTGGTTCCGCAGGTGCTTGAAGCAGGCGTGGATGTGGTGATTGCGTCGATTGGTGCCATGGCTGACCGTGAGCTGGCAGGCAAGCTGGAGTCGGCCGCAGAGAAGGGTGGGGCGCGTTTGATTCTGGTATCGGGTGCTATCGGTGGCCTGGATGCGATGCGTTCCGCTCGCTCGGCAGGCCTTGAGGCTGTCGTCTACACCGGGCGCAAGCCGCCTCAGGCTTGGGCTGGTACTCCAGCAGAAGACGAGTTTGATCTTCAGCGTATAGAAATCCCAACCACGATCTTCCGTGGCACAGCGGCTGAAGCGTCGATGCGTTTCCCAAAAAACGCCAACGTGACGGCTGCGGTAGCCCTGTCGGGCGTCGGTTTCGACGAGACCAAAGTGGAGCTCATTGCCGACCCGACCGTCGCGAAGAACGTGCATGAGGTCAACGTGAAGGGTGCATTTGGCGAGCTGGAAATCCGCCTGGTGAACAATCCGCTGCCCGATAACGTCAAGACCTCTTGGCTGGCTGCATTGAGCATTGAAGAGGCAGTCAGCAAGCAGGTTCTCACGACCGTTTTCTGA
- a CDS encoding LrgB family protein: MGMTDSVKTILQHPLLYLGLTLVAFQGAAYLSRRTGYVFLQPVLVSSAVIISVLSLLHISYQQYLQGVSVLNMLLGPATVALAIPLYQNLGRIRRLMGPILITVLSGGTVATLLTVVMGSLLGIDHPMVVTLAPKSVTSPIAMLVANQSGGIAALAAVFVLITGVLGAVFGPSLLKLAKVEHPAAYGMALGLTAHAVGTSRALEEGHTHGAYAALAMSLMGILSAVILPLALAYL, from the coding sequence ATAGGCATGACCGACTCAGTGAAAACCATCCTGCAGCACCCGTTGCTTTATCTGGGCCTCACACTGGTGGCCTTCCAGGGTGCAGCCTATCTGAGCCGACGGACCGGCTACGTTTTTCTGCAGCCGGTGCTGGTCAGCTCAGCCGTCATTATCAGCGTGTTGAGCCTGCTACACATCTCCTATCAGCAATACCTTCAGGGCGTCTCGGTGCTGAACATGCTATTGGGGCCTGCCACTGTCGCGCTGGCTATCCCTCTCTACCAGAACCTGGGGCGAATCAGGCGTCTGATGGGACCGATCCTGATCACAGTGCTGTCTGGAGGAACAGTCGCCACCTTACTGACCGTGGTCATGGGCAGCCTGCTGGGCATCGACCACCCAATGGTCGTGACGCTGGCCCCGAAGTCGGTGACATCGCCGATCGCCATGCTGGTCGCCAATCAGTCCGGTGGTATCGCAGCACTGGCTGCAGTGTTCGTGCTGATTACCGGTGTCCTGGGTGCGGTATTCGGGCCCAGCCTGCTCAAACTTGCCAAAGTGGAACATCCAGCCGCCTACGGTATGGCCCTAGGCTTGACCGCCCACGCTGTTGGCACCTCAAGGGCTCTCGAGGAAGGTCATACCCACGGAGCCTACGCTGCCCTGGCCATGAGCCTGATGGGCATCCTGAGCGCAGTCATCCTTCCCCTCGCCCTGGCCTACCTCTGA
- a CDS encoding CidA/LrgA family protein, with amino-acid sequence MPILRGLTELIAFQLIGSLLSSWLGNVIPGPIAGLVLLLVYLCLQGEINTGLETAASGLLRCMPLLLVPAAVGVMAWFDVIAPLALKILLILCVSLFPAMIFAGVLMQYLINRKENP; translated from the coding sequence ATGCCCATACTACGCGGACTCACAGAACTGATCGCCTTTCAACTCATTGGCAGCCTATTGAGCTCATGGCTTGGCAACGTCATTCCCGGGCCCATCGCCGGACTCGTCCTGCTGCTGGTTTATCTGTGCCTCCAGGGCGAAATCAACACGGGGCTTGAAACAGCCGCCTCCGGCTTGCTGCGATGCATGCCGCTGCTATTGGTACCGGCAGCCGTCGGGGTCATGGCGTGGTTTGACGTAATCGCTCCACTGGCGCTGAAGATCCTGCTGATCCTCTGCGTATCGCTATTTCCGGCAATGATTTTCGCAGGTGTGCTGATGCAGTACCTGATCAACAGGAAGGAGAACCCATAG
- a CDS encoding DMT family transporter → MKNQSSSAGILWIIAAVGCLALHDSIARQMVLGLPLAVVIWIRYLGQATVMSATALARGKIDAWRCHKPVVHLARAVFLVALSLTFMGGLRYVPLAQSTALLFLAPLFVLVISRLVFDEQVRLIQWLAVVGGLAGVYLVIQPGAGHFDWNYLWPCAGAFFLSCYQLATRMGARFDNAESATLWLGLYATLLCSLIIPWYWQSPSPTQWIGLIGMGCIGSLAHWFFATAYSKASPALLAPFTYVQVPFSALLGFVFFSSLPTPSAWAGIALIMLSGLIVALPDNKRRAHTLA, encoded by the coding sequence ATGAAAAACCAATCCAGCAGCGCAGGTATTCTTTGGATCATTGCGGCCGTCGGCTGCCTGGCCCTACATGACTCCATCGCCCGCCAGATGGTTCTGGGGCTCCCTCTTGCTGTCGTGATCTGGATTCGCTACCTGGGCCAGGCCACCGTCATGTCGGCCACAGCCTTGGCTCGCGGAAAGATCGATGCATGGCGGTGCCACAAGCCGGTTGTGCACTTGGCGAGGGCTGTTTTTCTGGTTGCACTGAGCCTGACCTTCATGGGAGGCCTCAGGTATGTTCCACTTGCGCAATCCACAGCCTTGCTGTTTCTGGCGCCACTTTTCGTGCTGGTCATCAGCCGCCTGGTGTTCGACGAGCAAGTCCGCCTGATCCAGTGGCTGGCGGTGGTCGGTGGTCTTGCAGGTGTGTATCTGGTCATCCAGCCAGGCGCGGGGCACTTTGACTGGAACTACCTGTGGCCTTGCGCTGGCGCATTTTTCCTCAGTTGCTACCAACTGGCGACCCGCATGGGCGCGCGGTTCGACAATGCCGAAAGCGCGACTCTCTGGCTAGGACTATATGCCACCCTGCTTTGCAGCCTGATCATCCCCTGGTACTGGCAGTCCCCCTCACCCACACAGTGGATCGGTTTGATCGGCATGGGCTGCATCGGCTCGCTGGCCCACTGGTTTTTTGCGACGGCCTACAGCAAGGCCAGCCCGGCATTGCTCGCCCCCTTTACCTATGTGCAAGTACCGTTCTCCGCACTGCTGGGTTTTGTTTTCTTTTCTTCCCTGCCAACCCCATCAGCCTGGGCGGGCATTGCCTTGATCATGCTCAGCGGGCTGATCGTCGCACTGCCAGACAACAAGCGTCGGGCGCACACATTGGCGTGA
- a CDS encoding LysE family transporter: MGNSRWPPFRRIVLRGTFNSLLNPKALLFLMVFLLQFVDIEAGGVTLQLWGLGGLLATIALVFHTALGVCASVLQVRVGRGRKGGCVGAYGLAAVMTALAARLLFLEHS, from the coding sequence GTGGGCAACAGCCGTTGGCCTCCTTTTCGACGCATAGTCCTCAGGGGCACCTTCAACAGCCTGCTCAATCCCAAGGCGTTGCTGTTCTTGATGGTCTTCCTGCTGCAATTCGTCGACATCGAGGCCGGTGGGGTCACGCTCCAGCTGTGGGGGCTTGGAGGACTCCTGGCGACCATCGCACTGGTTTTCCATACGGCCCTCGGCGTATGCGCCAGCGTGCTACAGGTTCGTGTCGGCCGTGGCCGAAAAGGCGGGTGTGTGGGGGCGTATGGCCTGGCAGCGGTCATGACCGCGCTGGCTGCGCGGCTGCTTTTCCTCGAGCATTCCTGA
- a CDS encoding ABC transporter ATP-binding protein produces MADGVSQPVQRTVLIEARGLQRTDERTGNELLRRTDFQLRSGDRVSLIGSSGSGKSVFLRTLAKLDASSAGEIRWRDRGVAAEDVPLYRHQVCYLPQRPSLIEGSVEDNLRFPYSLKTLRHLAFDRSRVIGLLELTGKEQGFLEKRGTELSGGEAQVAALIRALQFDPVVLLLDEPTAALDPASAEAVERLILGWCEMKAATEHAFIWVSHDHGQARRVSNLMLQMQAGSLQGALNP; encoded by the coding sequence ATGGCGGATGGTGTTTCTCAGCCTGTACAACGAACGGTGTTGATCGAGGCTCGGGGCCTGCAACGTACCGATGAACGCACGGGCAATGAACTGCTCAGGCGCACGGACTTTCAATTGCGCAGCGGGGACCGGGTTTCGCTCATCGGCTCATCCGGGTCCGGCAAAAGTGTATTCCTGCGAACCCTCGCCAAGCTCGATGCCAGCAGCGCTGGCGAGATTCGCTGGCGCGACCGGGGCGTCGCAGCCGAGGATGTTCCGCTCTATCGCCACCAGGTCTGTTACCTGCCTCAACGGCCCTCACTGATCGAGGGCAGTGTCGAGGATAACCTGCGTTTTCCCTACTCGCTCAAGACGCTTCGACACCTGGCGTTCGACCGCTCGAGAGTCATCGGCCTGCTGGAACTCACGGGCAAGGAACAAGGCTTTCTGGAAAAACGGGGAACGGAGCTGTCTGGTGGGGAGGCACAGGTGGCGGCATTGATCAGGGCGCTTCAGTTCGATCCTGTCGTGTTACTGCTGGACGAGCCCACTGCGGCCCTGGACCCGGCCTCCGCCGAGGCGGTCGAGCGCCTGATACTGGGCTGGTGCGAAATGAAAGCGGCGACCGAGCATGCCTTCATCTGGGTTTCCCATGATCATGGCCAGGCGAGGCGGGTCAGCAATCTCATGCTGCAGATGCAGGCCGGTAGCCTGCAGGGGGCGCTCAATCCATGA
- a CDS encoding ABC transporter permease has protein sequence MNYQNLTLADLAIAASLILVNGIISLMLRLEIERVLFWAAVRTVVQLLAIGYVLGVVFAYPYWYVVLPIMCLMTWTAGRAAACRGRRTYRGLRANSMLSVWISSWLITAIGLLVIIRIHPWYEPQYAIPILGMILGNTLTGVSLGMDRMMQELTSGRGTVEMILTLGGSRWEAARVAARQAISAGMMPTLNQMTVVGIVSLPGMMTGQVLAGESPIDAVRYQIVIMFMIAASSAIGTLLAVWLTYRRLFSADHRFLASRLVQRS, from the coding sequence ATGAATTACCAGAATCTGACCCTCGCCGATTTGGCGATCGCGGCCTCGCTGATCCTGGTCAATGGCATCATATCGCTGATGCTCAGGCTTGAAATCGAGCGGGTGCTGTTCTGGGCGGCCGTGCGGACCGTGGTCCAGCTGCTGGCGATCGGCTACGTGCTGGGCGTGGTGTTCGCCTACCCGTACTGGTACGTGGTCCTGCCGATCATGTGCCTGATGACCTGGACAGCGGGCAGGGCGGCAGCCTGTCGCGGTCGTCGGACCTACCGGGGCCTGCGTGCCAACAGCATGCTTTCGGTCTGGATCAGCTCCTGGCTGATCACGGCGATCGGCCTGCTGGTCATCATTCGCATTCATCCCTGGTACGAGCCGCAGTATGCCATTCCCATCCTCGGCATGATCCTGGGTAACACCCTGACGGGGGTTTCCCTGGGGATGGACCGGATGATGCAGGAACTGACCTCGGGCCGTGGCACGGTGGAAATGATCCTGACCCTGGGCGGTTCGCGCTGGGAGGCTGCCCGGGTAGCGGCCCGGCAGGCGATCAGTGCCGGCATGATGCCGACGCTCAATCAGATGACGGTCGTCGGAATCGTCAGCCTGCCTGGAATGATGACGGGTCAGGTACTCGCGGGCGAAAGCCCTATCGATGCCGTTCGCTACCAGATCGTGATCATGTTCATGATCGCGGCGTCTTCTGCTATCGGAACACTGCTGGCGGTCTGGCTGACCTACCGTCGGCTGTTCTCGGCCGACCACCGTTTCCTGGCGAGTCGGCTCGTGCAGCGGTCTTGA
- a CDS encoding DUF2218 domain-containing protein, with amino-acid sequence MLYSQATTATEQPQRLINRLSRHWAHKFQVEQQDGQSRIDFGGSGCLLKVVEQGLWVEAWAPASEMDELEVVIVDHLQRNAAPGEILNFTWQRRS; translated from the coding sequence ATGCTGTATAGCCAGGCCACCACCGCTACCGAACAACCGCAACGCCTGATCAATCGCCTGTCGCGGCACTGGGCACACAAGTTTCAGGTCGAGCAGCAGGACGGCCAGAGTCGTATCGACTTCGGCGGTAGTGGCTGCCTCCTGAAAGTCGTGGAGCAGGGGTTGTGGGTCGAGGCCTGGGCGCCAGCGTCGGAGATGGACGAGCTGGAAGTGGTGATCGTCGATCACCTGCAACGCAATGCGGCGCCCGGCGAGATCCTGAACTTCACCTGGCAGCGGCGTAGCTGA
- a CDS encoding anti-virulence regulator CigR family protein has protein sequence MSKVRLLTSLATILVLTAGSAAAWADPGNGNGNGKKFSHGFQDQDEQGDHGRGRRSDHGEWKQGPRIDRGGVLGVVGGYRDYWQPGPALPPGIRKNLARGKPLPPGIAKRLDGRLLGQLPRYEGYEWQQAGPDLILVSIASGIIYEVLSGAFNQ, from the coding sequence ATGTCCAAAGTTCGCTTGTTGACGTCCCTGGCGACCATTCTGGTTCTGACCGCGGGATCTGCCGCCGCCTGGGCTGATCCGGGCAACGGCAATGGCAATGGCAAGAAATTCTCCCACGGCTTTCAGGACCAGGACGAGCAGGGCGACCATGGCCGGGGTAGGCGATCCGACCATGGCGAGTGGAAGCAGGGTCCCCGTATCGACCGCGGTGGCGTGCTCGGCGTGGTGGGTGGCTATCGTGACTACTGGCAGCCAGGGCCTGCGCTGCCGCCGGGCATCCGCAAGAACCTGGCCCGCGGCAAGCCGCTTCCGCCCGGCATCGCCAAGCGGCTCGACGGTCGGCTGCTGGGGCAACTTCCGCGCTATGAAGGCTATGAATGGCAACAGGCGGGGCCTGACCTGATCCTCGTATCCATTGCCAGCGGAATCATCTACGAAGTGCTCAGTGGTGCCTTCAATCAGTGA
- a CDS encoding integrating conjugative element protein: MTRMSSSSLTPWLFLVATLTSLPWLAAATESGSKGSAIGDDLLYQVGGGSAVNMGRAGNMQSLGVGVGWNSNLLCGNMDLSTTLHNQLNGLTDGFQNIMGDLIQGATGAVASLPALIIQRADPGLYNLLTNGILQARLDFDRSKSSCREMAERMMNVAGGQNRWGALAEGQALKEAMSGNQDAVAVTTQAEADNGNTGVPWVGGEKAGGKQQPPIKVVKDVTKAGYNLLNGRKATDNSSIDPKACNSGLLCKTWQSPDEAAGFANRVLGEDEQQTCKDCTKSTATAGVGLTPLIQEEYEAKLKALEALIAGNQITTPENLDAAGSNSMPITRGVITALRDEPDQELLARRLASEIAVTSILEKALLLQRTLLAGKKEPNVYASGLAVQAIDVEREALQQEIANLLTDLEMRRSLTSNSPSAIIARHQQRKDNSRTIYGGDPEGNRLESVEQEIKGGRSTQPR; the protein is encoded by the coding sequence ATGACCCGGATGTCATCGTCTTCTCTCACCCCCTGGCTGTTCCTGGTTGCGACACTGACCAGTCTTCCGTGGCTGGCCGCCGCGACGGAGTCCGGCAGCAAAGGCAGTGCCATTGGTGATGACCTGTTGTACCAGGTCGGTGGCGGCAGCGCCGTGAACATGGGCCGAGCCGGCAACATGCAGAGCCTGGGCGTCGGCGTGGGCTGGAACAGCAACCTGCTGTGCGGGAACATGGACTTGAGCACCACCCTGCACAACCAGCTCAACGGTCTTACCGACGGTTTCCAGAACATCATGGGTGACCTGATCCAGGGTGCGACAGGGGCTGTGGCCTCGTTGCCGGCCCTGATCATCCAGCGGGCCGATCCTGGCCTCTACAACCTGCTGACCAATGGCATCCTGCAGGCGCGACTGGACTTCGATCGTTCCAAGTCCAGCTGTCGCGAAATGGCCGAGCGCATGATGAACGTCGCCGGCGGCCAGAACCGTTGGGGCGCGTTGGCCGAGGGTCAGGCACTCAAGGAGGCCATGAGCGGAAACCAGGATGCCGTGGCGGTCACCACCCAGGCCGAGGCGGACAATGGCAACACGGGGGTGCCCTGGGTTGGAGGGGAAAAGGCTGGTGGCAAACAGCAACCACCGATCAAGGTGGTCAAGGATGTGACCAAGGCCGGCTACAACCTGCTCAACGGTCGCAAGGCCACGGACAACAGCAGCATCGACCCCAAGGCCTGCAACAGCGGTCTGTTGTGCAAGACCTGGCAATCACCGGATGAGGCCGCCGGATTTGCCAACCGTGTACTGGGCGAGGACGAGCAGCAAACCTGCAAGGACTGCACCAAAAGCACCGCCACCGCAGGCGTGGGCCTGACACCGCTGATTCAGGAAGAGTACGAGGCCAAGCTCAAGGCGTTGGAGGCATTGATCGCTGGCAACCAGATCACCACGCCGGAAAACCTGGACGCCGCCGGCAGCAACTCGATGCCCATCACCCGGGGCGTTATCACCGCCCTGCGTGACGAACCAGACCAGGAGCTGCTGGCGCGGCGCCTGGCCTCGGAAATTGCCGTCACCAGTATCCTGGAGAAAGCCCTGTTGCTGCAGCGCACCCTGCTCGCCGGCAAGAAGGAGCCCAACGTGTACGCCAGCGGCTTGGCTGTCCAGGCCATCGACGTCGAGCGCGAGGCCCTGCAACAGGAAATCGCCAACCTGCTCACCGACCTGGAAATGCGCCGCTCGCTCACCAGCAATTCGCCCTCGGCGATCATTGCCCGACACCAGCAGCGCAAGGACAACTCGCGCACGATCTACGGAGGAGATCCGGAGGGCAATCGACTGGAGTCAGTGGAGCAGGAGATCAAGGGTGGTCGGTCGACGCAGCCGCGATGA
- a CDS encoding TIGR03756 family integrating conjugative element protein, producing the protein MKRISRRGAGRSWPALLALPCSTFCLALDTAAIVPTVSSPDCLEYQVVGVCYWLRCTQFGCSVKTSAKVRHYVPDAVVSSYSTTGQNPWLEVRALSAPTSGAQGGGSGTSNSSHENSLSVFKNVDVIGHPGITAFNTFASGSGYACEGAGTPYVPNFLSTLDPFGWRHGIPESVFPQSLVPGIREVGSRLSMNLWGNVYPRSGFLHQPDDYKASAVMAQRAGDIVTRPGQVHVYRPLLASAKPGYWPAGELRESDATTGKWQQLAPTASASCATFPEPGPHRQAPDGAYAWSLWRPYSCCKQEGQTFLGSTGGQ; encoded by the coding sequence ATGAAACGCATTTCTCGTCGAGGTGCCGGGCGCTCGTGGCCGGCGCTACTGGCTCTGCCCTGTTCCACCTTCTGCCTGGCCCTGGACACGGCTGCCATCGTCCCCACGGTGTCTTCGCCCGACTGCCTGGAGTACCAGGTCGTGGGCGTCTGCTACTGGCTGCGCTGTACCCAATTCGGTTGCAGCGTGAAGACCTCCGCCAAGGTCCGGCATTACGTGCCCGACGCGGTGGTCTCCAGCTACTCCACGACAGGCCAGAACCCCTGGCTGGAAGTCCGGGCCCTGAGTGCGCCGACCTCCGGCGCACAGGGCGGTGGCAGCGGCACCAGCAACAGCTCGCACGAAAACAGTCTCTCGGTGTTCAAGAACGTCGATGTGATCGGTCACCCCGGCATCACCGCCTTCAATACCTTCGCCAGCGGCTCGGGCTACGCCTGCGAGGGCGCGGGCACACCCTATGTGCCCAACTTCCTCAGCACCCTGGACCCGTTCGGCTGGCGTCATGGCATCCCGGAAAGCGTGTTCCCCCAGTCGCTGGTTCCGGGCATCCGTGAAGTCGGCAGCCGGCTGTCGATGAATCTCTGGGGCAACGTCTATCCGCGCAGTGGTTTCCTGCACCAGCCTGACGACTACAAGGCCTCTGCGGTGATGGCCCAGCGCGCGGGCGACATCGTCACCCGCCCAGGGCAGGTGCATGTCTATCGGCCATTGTTGGCGAGCGCCAAACCCGGCTACTGGCCCGCCGGCGAGCTGCGGGAGTCCGACGCCACGACGGGCAAGTGGCAGCAACTGGCGCCGACGGCCAGCGCGTCGTGTGCGACCTTTCCCGAGCCGGGCCCGCATCGACAGGCCCCGGATGGCGCCTATGCCTGGTCGCTCTGGCGTCCCTACAGCTGCTGCAAGCAGGAAGGACAGACGTTCCTGGGCAGCACCGGCGGTCAATGA